The Stenotrophomonas maltophilia genome segment GAGATTCCAGGTCGAGTCAGGGGACGGTCGTGTCCCCCGGCCGGGGCCGGTATTCGGGCTGATGGACTAGGGCCGCAGCCCACCTACTACCCGCCGCTTCCCAGGCGCGAGCCCAGTGCTGTTGGCAGGATTCGTTTCCATTCACCGCTGCGGGGCAGCTCCGGAATGGACGCGCGAGGCGCCTTCACCGGATTCCCGTTTAAACCCCTCCCCGCGCCGCAGCGATGGGAGGGATACCTTCGGCGTGTGCAAGGTGGACCTGTTGGTGGCGCCGGTCAAGAGCGCAGGGGTCAGAACCCGCTGCGCTGCAACGGGATCCGACCCCGGTCGGGATGCACCTTCAATGCCCCACGGCCGCCCGCGTGCGGATGTCGTCCAGCCGCTGGTCGTACAGAAGATGGCCGTTCTCCCACACGGTCACCATTGCGTCCTCGAAGCCGTCCGGCAGGGTGTCGTCGCCGTTGGCCGGCAGTGGCACCGTATGCAGGCTGCCATCGTCCAGGTGGCGCAGCAGGCGCATGCGGCCGCGCTTGCTGGCCTTGCCGGCGTCGGTGACCGGATCCTTGTAGACGTCGATCCACTCACCCTCGACCCGTGCGGCCGAGCACTTCAGCGCGAACTTCTGCGTATCGCGGTCCAGCCGCTGCAGCAGCGCACCGCCCATGCCGAAGGCCACGTTGTCGGCGGCGTAGCCGTCGTCGGTGATGCGCTGCAGGATCGCGCGGATGGTGTCCGGATTGATGCCATCGCCCTGGATCACCCGCACGTGGTTGAGCACGCGATAGCCCTTGCCGTTGATCGCGTGGCCGAAGGCTTCATCCAGCCGGCGCAGGCTTTCGGCCACCACCTCCACCGGGTCACCCGAGTCGGGACGGATGACCAGGGTGGCGCCCGACGCGATCACGTCATCGCGCAGGGTGGTGCCCCAGTGTTCGCTGATCGCGCGGTAGATGTCATAGCTGTCCGACACCACCGCCACGATCGAACCGGGCTTGCCGAACTGGCGCAGCATGTTGCGATAGGCGTCCACCTCGCGTTCGCGGCCCCAACTGGTGATGGTGCTGTGCTCGGCGGCCGGAATCGAATAGCCGGCCATCGGCGCGTGGTAGTGCGCGCGTGCCAGGCACAGCGCCGACACGGTATCGGTGCCGAGGAAGTTGACCAGGTGCGCGGCACCGCCCAACGCGGCCGATTCCAGGCTCGATACACCGCGCGCGCCGAAGTCGTGCAGCTTGAACGGCAGCTGCCCCTGCGGGTCGTCGCTGGTCTGCTGCAGGAACGCGGCGATGGTCTGCCGTGCGTGCCAGCTGATGGTGGCCACGGTGACCGGATACCACACGCGCAGCAGCAGCGTTTCCAGGTACGACGGCACCCAGAACGCAGCCGGATCGGTCGACTCGATGGTCATCAGTGCCTGGTGGGTGGGCACCACGCTGCCCTCGGGAACGGCGCGGATGCGCACCGGCAGGTGGCCGCCAAGCCGGTTGACGATATCGCGCCAGCCGGCCTCGTTGAACGGTTCGCCATGCGCGGCGAATACCGCAGCAGCCTCGTCGATGTCGGCGTGGGTGACCGGTCGTGCCAGCGCGTCCTTGAGGATCGCCTGCAGGCCGAAGAACACCGTGCGATCGTGCAGGCCGCCACGTGATTCGACGTAGAAGAACGTGGCATCGGTACCCGGCGGGTACTGCAGCCAATGGCTGGCCTTGTAGCTGTCGGTGTTGAGGAGAAGATTATCGAGGTAGTGCATGACGGAAGCTCCTTCGCGTCGAGTGACACCAGCGGTCTATCCGCCAGTGGGGAGGCCGGGCCTGTCAGCCGCGGCCGAGGAAATACTCCAGGATGTGCAGGTGGTCTTCGAACAGCTGCGGGCCCATGTCCAGGGCTTCACTCACCGGTATCCAGCGCGCCTTGTCAGCGTCATCGCCGCCGCGCACCGGCGGCAGTTCACCGGCCGGGAATTCGAAGTGGAAACCGTGGGTGATGGTGCGGCCGCGCTGGCTGCGGTCGGGGTGGTCGAAGACCTGCTGGCCCTTCAGCGACCCCTTCAGCACCGGCAGCGGAATCTTCAGCCGGGTTTCCTCGCGTAGTTCGCGCAGGCAGCTGTCGAGCAGGCTCTGTTCCTGGCCGACGAAGCCGCCGGGCAGCGCCCACAGCCCCTTGCCGGGTTCCGAGCGGCGACGCACCAGCAGCACGTGGCCCGAATGCACCACCACCGCATCGGTGGTGACGAAGGTGGGCGCGTAGGGCGCATCCTTCCAGGCGGCCTTGTACTGTTCGATGAAGCGGTACTCGGCCACCAGCTGGCCATAGGCAGGCGCGCTTTTGCGGAACGCTTCAAGCATGTCGTACACCGGCGCCGGCACATTGCCACGCAGCATCAGCAGCGCACCGTGGAAATCGACGTCGCCGGCTTCGAACAGGTAGCGCCGCAGCTCGGTGGCCGACAGGGTGGCGGTGTGCTGCACGTCCACCAGCGGCCACTGCGGGAACTCGCGCAGGTAGTAGCTGGACGCGTCCTTGTCCATGCCGATCAGGCCTACCTTCGCATCAGCGGCGGCGCCGTCGTTGCGCAGGGCGTCAGCCACCTGGCGCTGCACGTTGGCGATCCACTGCGCTTCGTTGTACAGGTGGTCACGCAGCGGGCGGATCAGCAGGCGGTCGGTGTGGCCATCGAGGGCGGCCTGGATCATCACGGCGCGTTCGGCCACGGTCCAGGGATTGCGCAGGCTGCGGGGGGTATCGGCAGAGCCGACCAGGAAGATCAGCTTGCGGGCCCGGCTCAGGGCCAGGCGGGCAACGGCGGCGTGGCCGTTGTGGAAGGGCTCGAATCGCCCGATGAAGACGAGATAGTCGAATTCCATGAGAATCCCTCATGTCGTTGTGGCAGCCGCGGGTCTGTCCCTTGGCTTGCTGCAGATGCTACGCCGATGGCGGGGCGGGTCAAGCCTGCAGCCGTGCTTTCTGCTGAACGGTGCATCGCGTGCGCGGACTGCGCCGTTGTTCTCAGGCCCTGAGAAGCCCCTGCGCCATACTGGCACCCACGCGGCGGACGGCATGCTCGGGGGCAAGACAGTGGCGGACAAGTACTGCGATCTGGTCATGAAAGGCGGCATCACCAGCGGTATCGTGTACCCCAATGCGGTACTGGCGCTGGCGCGCGAGTATCGCTTCAAGAGCATCGGCGGCACTTCGGCCGGCGCCATCGCCGCCGCCGTGGCGGCTGCGGCGGCCTGCGGTGATCGTCGTCAGCAGGCCGGCGAGCACCTGCCCGGCGATGCAGGCTATGGCGGGTTGTCGGCGGTGTCGGCGCAGCTGTCGCGGCGCGGCTTCATCTACAGCCTGTTCCAGCCCGCACGCGGGGCACGCGCGGCCTATCGCCTGCTGGTGGTGCTGACCGGCAATGCCAGCCTGCCGCACAAACTGCTGTGCCTGGCCGTTGCCGTGTTCGAGATCGCGCCGCTGGAAGTGCTGGTGTCGCTGGCGCTGCTGCTCGGCCTGGGCTGGTGGGGCGGTGGTTGGAGCGGTGTGGCGGCCACGCTGCTGCCGTCGCTGCTGTGTGCGTACGGTGCAGGTGTGGCCGGTGCCGCGCTTCGTGTGGCACGCGTGGCGCGACGCAATCTGCTGGGCCTGTGCAGCGGCCTCGGCCGCGATGCACGCACACCGGCACTGACCGAGTGGCTGCACGAATGCCTGCAGCAGTTGTCCGGCAAGCCGCTGGATGCACCGCTCACCTTCGCCGACCTGCACGATGCGCCGCGCTATGCCGGCGAGCCGGACAGCCCGCATGCGATCAGCCTGCAGATGATCACCACCTGCGTGTCGCACAACGAGCCGCGCACGCTGCCGCTGGGCGGCGCGCAGTTCTGGTTCCTGCGCGAGGAATTCGAGCAGCTGTTCCCGGCCAGCGTGGTGCAGTGGCTGGTGACGCAGGCCGGCCCGCCGCTGGAGGTGGAAGGGCGGCAGTACTACCACCTGCCGCCGGGCCCGAAGCTGCCGGTGCTGGTGGCCACGCGCATGAGCCTGAGCTTCCCGCTGCTGATCAGCGCGGTGCCGCTGCATGAACCCTCACGCCGCGAACGACGCTGCGAGCCGACCGCGCCGGCGGCGGACCCCGAGCACAACGTGGCCGACAGCATGGAAGGGCTGACCAGCGCCGGGCAGGCTTGCGGCCCGGTGATCACCGCCTTCCGCATCTGCTGGTTCTCCGATGGTGGCATCAGCAGCAATTTCCCGATCCATCTGTTCGATGCCGCGTTGCCGCGCTGGCCGACCTTCGCCATCAATCTGGTCTACCCGCAGCACGCCGAAGAGGTGAACCACGGCAGCAGTGGCCGCCAGTCGCTGGAGCACGCGGTGTTCCTGCCCACCGAGAACCGACACGGCTGGCAGCGCACCTACCAGTCGATCGCCACACCGCTGGCGGCCGCCGAGCTGGGCCGCTTCCTGTTCGCGGTGGTGGCGACCATGCAGAACTGGCGCGATCTGCTGCAGGCGCGCGCGCCGGGTTACCGCGACCGCATCGTGCACGTCAGCCTGCAGGGCGACGAAGGCGGCATGAACCTGGACATGCCGCAGGAGGTGCTGACCCGCATCGCCGACAAGGGCAGCCTCGCCGGCGCGCGCTTCTGTTCGTTCTCGTTCGAGAACCACTACTGGATCCGCTGGCGCAACCTGGCCTCGGCCTACCAGCGCTACACGCTGGAAGTGGCACGCACCGATGATCCGGCGCAGCAGGTACTGGCCTACCGCGCGGCCTATTCGATGGTTGCCCGCGGGGAACCGGCACCGCCGTCGTACAAGCTGGGCTCGGAAGACAAGCGGCTGGCCTCGCAGCAGCTGTGGGGGTTGATGGTCGAGCAGGGACGTACCTGGGAAGACCTCGGCCCGGACCTTACTGACGGCGCACCGCGTCCGCTGCCGCAGATGAAGGTCACGCCGATCTACTGAGCCGGCAGTAGATCCACGCCATGCGTGGATGCATTTCGCGCAGGGCGAGAGCGTGCCGACCAACGGTCGGCACCCACCATCAGCATCACCATCAGCATCAGCATCACCATCAGCATCAGCATCAGGTTCCAGCAGCAGGAGGAAACTGTCGAAGGCGGGGTGGTGTCGGATTGCGGGGTGTCCGCGGCATGGATGCCGGGGGTCACTTCAGGGACGGGTTCACGGCGTCCCCGCAATCCGACACCGCCCGGCCATCCCACGGAAAGCCCGCTGTTGCTTTTGAGGTTGCCGGCCAGCGGCCGGCACTACCGCAGGTGCAGGGCGCAGCCCTGCAGAACCCCCTACCGCCCCGGCAACTGCGCGAACGCGCGCTGCATGCAGTCCTCGCGCGGGCACACCCGGCAACCCGGCCCGATCGACACCGAGTTCCCCGGGCTCTGTACATCCAACCCCAGCGAATACACCAGTCGTTCGGCATGCTGCAGGTCGCAGCCCAGCGCCACCGCGAACGTCTTGCGTGGCTGGCCATGGCCCACCGGCCCGCTGCTGACCTGCCGCGCCAGCCAGAAGTGGCGCCGCCCATCGGGCATGCGCGCGGTCTGGGTGAGGATGCGCCCGGGCTGGTTGAACGCCTCGTAGACGATCCACAGCGGGCACGACCCTCCCACCTGCGAGAAGTGGAAGTCGGTGGCCGAATGGCGCTTGGAGACGTTGCCGGCGCGATCCACGCGGATGAAGAAGAACGGCAGCCCGGGCGCGCTGCGCCGCGCCAGCGTGCTCAGCCGATGACAGACCGCTTCAAAGCCCACGCCGAACTGGTGCGCCAGCAGCTCGATGTCGTAACTGCTGGCCTCGGCCGCACGCAGGAAACGCATGTACGGCATCACCAACGCACCGGCGAAATAGTTGGAGAGACCGATCCGCGCCTGCGCGATGCGTGCCTCATCGGTAAAGCCGGCGCGCGCCACTACCGCATCGATCTGCGGCAGGTAGCCGTGAAGGGCCAGCTCGGCCGCCATCTGGAACGCCTGCTGGCCGGGCTCCAGATAATCGGGCAGCCACAGCCGCCGCGCACCGGCATCGTATTGCCGTTTCTCGCGCCCGGCCTGCAGTGCAGCCACTTCCACCAGCACGCCATGTCGGTCGGCCAGCAGCTGGCGCAGCCGCGGTGCCACATGCCCGGGCGACAGCCCCCATTCGGCGAACAGCTGCTCGGCCAGCTCGTCCAGTTCGGGGATGTGGTTGTGCATGCGATTGAAGAACTCGCGCACCTGGTCACCGGCGGGCAGGGTGCTGCCGGCGCCGGGCTCGCCCAGCTGGAACTCCAGCGCGGCGGCATGCTCGCGCAGCGCCAGGTGGCGGCGGTGCAGGTCCAGCAGTGCGCGGCTGACCTGCGGCAGGTTGCCGGCCAAGGCGCGCAGCTCGGTCGCGCTGACTTCGGCCAAGCCGAGGTCGCGCAGGGTCTCGCCCAGGGCTTCCTGCAGGGCAGCGGGCTCATCTTCGTCGAACAGTGAGGAAACATCGCCCAATACCTCGCCCAGCTTCTTCTGTACGGCCGGGGTCAGTGGGCGTTTGTTGCGCTCGATCTGGTTCAGGTAACTGGCCGACAGGCCCAATGCGCGGGCCAGGTCCACCTGGCTGTAGCCGCGCTGCTCGCGCAGCCGTAGCAAGCGCAGGCCAAGCTGCCGCTGGGTGGCTGAATAATTCACAAAATTAACATGAATCGTCTGGCGTGTTGGCCAGATTAAGCGGATTCAGCCCGGAAATCGAGACGGGTGCTGTGAATAATGCCAAGCATCTTTCGCACCCCGTGGGATTGTCGTCATGACTGTTGCAGCGCCCCGTATCCGCATGCTGATCGATGGCCAGTTCGTTGAATCGGCCACCTCCCACTGGCAGGACGTGATCAATCCGGCCACCCAGGACGTGCTGGCCAAGGTGCCGTTCGCCACCACCGGCGAAGTGGACGCCGCCGTCGCCGCCGCCAAGGAAGCCTTCAAGACCTGGCGCAAGACCCCGATCGGCACCCGCGCGCGCATCTTCCTGAAGTACCAGCAGCTGATCCGCGAGAACATGAGCGAGCTGGCCCACATCCTCACCGCCGAACAGGGCAAGACCCTGCCGGATGCCGAAGGCGATGTGTTCCGTGGCCTGGAAGTGGTCGAGCACGCCGCCGCCATCGGCAACCTGCAGTTGGGAGAGCTGGCCAACAACGTGGCCAATGGCGTGGACACCTACACGATCATGCAGCCGCTGGGCGTGTGCGCTGGCATCACCCCGTTCAACTTCCCGGCGATGATCCCGCTGTGGATGTTCCCGATGGCGATTGCAACGGGCAACACCTTCATCCTCAAGCCGTCCGAGCAGGACCCGATGGTCACCATGCGCCTGGTCGAGCTTGCCCTGGAAGCCGGCATTCCGAAGGGCGTGCTGAACGTCGTCCACGGTGGCGAGGAAGTGGTCAACGCGATCTGCGACCACCCGGACATCAAGGCCGTGTCGTTCGTCGGTTCCACCCGCGTCGGCACCCACGTCTACAACCGCGCCTCGCTGGCCGGCAAGCGCGTGCAGTGCATGATGGGCGCCAAGAACCACGCCGTGGTGCTGCCGGACGCCAACAAGGAACAGACCCTCAACGCGATGGTCGGTGCCGCCTTCGGCGCCGCTGGCCAGCGCTGCATGGCCGCCTCCACCCTGGTGCTGGTCGGTGAAGCACGCAACTGGGTGCAGGACCTGGTCGAAAAGGCCAAGACGTTGAAGGTCAGCGCCGGCACCGTGTCCGGCACCGACGTCGGCCCGGTCATTTCCTGCAGCGCCCGCGAGCGCGTGGAAGGCCTGATCGCCTCGGGCGTGGAGCAGGGCGCCAAGCTGGTACTCGACGGCCGCAAGCCGCAGGTCGATGGCTTCGAGAAGGGCAACTTCGTTGGCCCGACCATCTTTGCCGGTGTCACCACCGACATGCGCATCTACCAGGAAGAAATCTTCGGGCCGGTGCTGGTCATCCTTGAAGCGGAAACGCTGGAAGAGGCCATCGCGATGGTCAACAGCAACCCGAACGGCAACGGCACCGCACTGTTCACCCAGTCCGGCGCTGCCGCGCGCAAGTTCCAGGAAGACATCGACGTCGGCCAGGTCGGCATCAACGTGCCGATCCCGGTGCCGGTGCCGCTGTTCTCGTTCACCGGTTCGCGCGCCTCCAAGCTGGGCGACCTGGGCCCGTACGGCAAGCAGGTGGTGCTGTTCTACACCCAGACCAAGACGGTCACCGCGCGCTGGTTCGATGACGAGACGCTGAGCCACGGCGTCAACACCACGATCAGCCTGAAGTAACGGCAGGAGCAGCCATGAGCCACTCGATGACGACGGAACTGGAAGAAGCGCAGCAGGCGTACCGCGAGGCGGCGCGCGACTTCGCACAGGCCGAACTGGCGCCGCACGCCGCGCGATGGGATGCGGAGGGCATCTTTCCGCGCGAGGCGATCGCCAAGGCCGGTGAACTGGGCTTCTGCGGCCTGTACATGGACCCGGAAGTGGGCGGCAGCGGCTTGAGCCGACTGGACGCCGCCGTCGTCATCGAGGAGCTCGCCAACGTCGATCCGTCGACCGCGGCTTACATCAGCATCCACAACATGGCCTCGTGGATGGTGTCCAAGTGGGGCCAGCCGGCCCTGCGCGATGCGTGGGGCACCGATCTGTCCTCGGGCCTCAAGCTGGCCTCGTACTGCCTGACCGAACCGGGTGCGGGTTCCGATGCGGCCTCGCTGAAGACCACCGCCGTGCGCGATGGCGACTTCTATGTGCTGAACGGTTCCAAGGCCTTCATCTCCGGCGCTGGTGCCACCGAATTGCTGGTGGTGATGGCACGTACCGGCGGTGCCGGTGCCGGCGGTGTCAGCGCGATTGCGGTGCCGTCGGACCTGCCGGGCATCAGCTTCGGCCGCAAGGAAGAGAAGATGGGCTGGAACAGCCAGCCCACCCGCGGCATCACCTTCGAGAACGTCCGCGTGCCGGTCAGCCACCTTCTGGGAGAGGAAGGCGGCGGCTTCAAGCTGGCGATGAAGGGGCTCGATGGCGGCCGCATCAACATCGCTGCCTGCTCGCTGGGTGCCGCGCAGGGTGCGCTGGATGCCGCGCGCCGTTACATGGGCGAGCGCCGCCAGTTCGGAAAGGCGCTGGCTGAATTCCAGGCGCTGCAGTTCAAGCTGGCCGACATGGTCACCCAGCTGGTGGCTGCACGGCAGATGGTGCACACCGCCGCGCGCAAGCTCGATGCCGGTGCCAGCGATGCCAACGTGTGGTGTGCGATGGCCAAGCGCTTCGCCACCGATGCCGGTTTCAACGTCTGCAACGAAGCGCTGCAGATCCACGGTGGCTACGGCTACATCCGCGAGTACCCGATCGAGCGTCTGCTGCGTGACTGCCGCGTGCACCAGATCCTGGAAGGCACCAACGAGATCATGCGGGTGATCGTTGCCCGTCACCTGCTCAACACCGAAGAGGAACTGCGATGAAGGATTGGCGTACCCTGGAGCACGTGGGCCTGAAGGTGGAGGTCGATGGCCACACCGCCGTGGTCACCCTGAACAACCCGCCGGCGCACACCTGGACCGTGCACAGCCTG includes the following:
- a CDS encoding nicotinate phosphoribosyltransferase, whose amino-acid sequence is MHYLDNLLLNTDSYKASHWLQYPPGTDATFFYVESRGGLHDRTVFFGLQAILKDALARPVTHADIDEAAAVFAAHGEPFNEAGWRDIVNRLGGHLPVRIRAVPEGSVVPTHQALMTIESTDPAAFWVPSYLETLLLRVWYPVTVATISWHARQTIAAFLQQTSDDPQGQLPFKLHDFGARGVSSLESAALGGAAHLVNFLGTDTVSALCLARAHYHAPMAGYSIPAAEHSTITSWGREREVDAYRNMLRQFGKPGSIVAVVSDSYDIYRAISEHWGTTLRDDVIASGATLVIRPDSGDPVEVVAESLRRLDEAFGHAINGKGYRVLNHVRVIQGDGINPDTIRAILQRITDDGYAADNVAFGMGGALLQRLDRDTQKFALKCSAARVEGEWIDVYKDPVTDAGKASKRGRMRLLRHLDDGSLHTVPLPANGDDTLPDGFEDAMVTVWENGHLLYDQRLDDIRTRAAVGH
- a CDS encoding bifunctional nicotinamide-nucleotide adenylyltransferase/Nudix hydroxylase, giving the protein MEFDYLVFIGRFEPFHNGHAAVARLALSRARKLIFLVGSADTPRSLRNPWTVAERAVMIQAALDGHTDRLLIRPLRDHLYNEAQWIANVQRQVADALRNDGAAADAKVGLIGMDKDASSYYLREFPQWPLVDVQHTATLSATELRRYLFEAGDVDFHGALLMLRGNVPAPVYDMLEAFRKSAPAYGQLVAEYRFIEQYKAAWKDAPYAPTFVTTDAVVVHSGHVLLVRRRSEPGKGLWALPGGFVGQEQSLLDSCLRELREETRLKIPLPVLKGSLKGQQVFDHPDRSQRGRTITHGFHFEFPAGELPPVRGGDDADKARWIPVSEALDMGPQLFEDHLHILEYFLGRG
- a CDS encoding patatin-like phospholipase family protein encodes the protein MLGGKTVADKYCDLVMKGGITSGIVYPNAVLALAREYRFKSIGGTSAGAIAAAVAAAAACGDRRQQAGEHLPGDAGYGGLSAVSAQLSRRGFIYSLFQPARGARAAYRLLVVLTGNASLPHKLLCLAVAVFEIAPLEVLVSLALLLGLGWWGGGWSGVAATLLPSLLCAYGAGVAGAALRVARVARRNLLGLCSGLGRDARTPALTEWLHECLQQLSGKPLDAPLTFADLHDAPRYAGEPDSPHAISLQMITTCVSHNEPRTLPLGGAQFWFLREEFEQLFPASVVQWLVTQAGPPLEVEGRQYYHLPPGPKLPVLVATRMSLSFPLLISAVPLHEPSRRERRCEPTAPAADPEHNVADSMEGLTSAGQACGPVITAFRICWFSDGGISSNFPIHLFDAALPRWPTFAINLVYPQHAEEVNHGSSGRQSLEHAVFLPTENRHGWQRTYQSIATPLAAAELGRFLFAVVATMQNWRDLLQARAPGYRDRIVHVSLQGDEGGMNLDMPQEVLTRIADKGSLAGARFCSFSFENHYWIRWRNLASAYQRYTLEVARTDDPAQQVLAYRAAYSMVARGEPAPPSYKLGSEDKRLASQQLWGLMVEQGRTWEDLGPDLTDGAPRPLPQMKVTPIY
- a CDS encoding helix-turn-helix domain-containing protein; its protein translation is MNYSATQRQLGLRLLRLREQRGYSQVDLARALGLSASYLNQIERNKRPLTPAVQKKLGEVLGDVSSLFDEDEPAALQEALGETLRDLGLAEVSATELRALAGNLPQVSRALLDLHRRHLALREHAAALEFQLGEPGAGSTLPAGDQVREFFNRMHNHIPELDELAEQLFAEWGLSPGHVAPRLRQLLADRHGVLVEVAALQAGREKRQYDAGARRLWLPDYLEPGQQAFQMAAELALHGYLPQIDAVVARAGFTDEARIAQARIGLSNYFAGALVMPYMRFLRAAEASSYDIELLAHQFGVGFEAVCHRLSTLARRSAPGLPFFFIRVDRAGNVSKRHSATDFHFSQVGGSCPLWIVYEAFNQPGRILTQTARMPDGRRHFWLARQVSSGPVGHGQPRKTFAVALGCDLQHAERLVYSLGLDVQSPGNSVSIGPGCRVCPREDCMQRAFAQLPGR
- a CDS encoding CoA-acylating methylmalonate-semialdehyde dehydrogenase; amino-acid sequence: MTVAAPRIRMLIDGQFVESATSHWQDVINPATQDVLAKVPFATTGEVDAAVAAAKEAFKTWRKTPIGTRARIFLKYQQLIRENMSELAHILTAEQGKTLPDAEGDVFRGLEVVEHAAAIGNLQLGELANNVANGVDTYTIMQPLGVCAGITPFNFPAMIPLWMFPMAIATGNTFILKPSEQDPMVTMRLVELALEAGIPKGVLNVVHGGEEVVNAICDHPDIKAVSFVGSTRVGTHVYNRASLAGKRVQCMMGAKNHAVVLPDANKEQTLNAMVGAAFGAAGQRCMAASTLVLVGEARNWVQDLVEKAKTLKVSAGTVSGTDVGPVISCSARERVEGLIASGVEQGAKLVLDGRKPQVDGFEKGNFVGPTIFAGVTTDMRIYQEEIFGPVLVILEAETLEEAIAMVNSNPNGNGTALFTQSGAAARKFQEDIDVGQVGINVPIPVPVPLFSFTGSRASKLGDLGPYGKQVVLFYTQTKTVTARWFDDETLSHGVNTTISLK
- a CDS encoding acyl-CoA dehydrogenase family protein codes for the protein MSHSMTTELEEAQQAYREAARDFAQAELAPHAARWDAEGIFPREAIAKAGELGFCGLYMDPEVGGSGLSRLDAAVVIEELANVDPSTAAYISIHNMASWMVSKWGQPALRDAWGTDLSSGLKLASYCLTEPGAGSDAASLKTTAVRDGDFYVLNGSKAFISGAGATELLVVMARTGGAGAGGVSAIAVPSDLPGISFGRKEEKMGWNSQPTRGITFENVRVPVSHLLGEEGGGFKLAMKGLDGGRINIAACSLGAAQGALDAARRYMGERRQFGKALAEFQALQFKLADMVTQLVAARQMVHTAARKLDAGASDANVWCAMAKRFATDAGFNVCNEALQIHGGYGYIREYPIERLLRDCRVHQILEGTNEIMRVIVARHLLNTEEELR